A window of the Microvirga terrae genome harbors these coding sequences:
- a CDS encoding YidH family protein, which translates to MTTHPVDEKLKRSAEHAQEAAEQSQEAAEQTQEAAAHTQEAAKTTAKASVQMKDSADRRTELAANRTVFAAERTYAAWVRTGLAALASGIGAKKLLEGVVPDWMIVSTGSILVLFSAFCFGSAVWRQIFTGSQPPHPDVQRLPPFLLVLFNGFLALVSLAALFGLWFGRTGG; encoded by the coding sequence ATGACGACGCACCCGGTCGACGAAAAGCTCAAGCGCAGCGCCGAGCACGCCCAGGAAGCGGCGGAGCAGAGCCAGGAGGCCGCCGAGCAGACGCAGGAAGCGGCCGCGCACACGCAGGAAGCCGCCAAGACCACCGCCAAGGCCAGCGTGCAGATGAAGGACAGCGCGGACCGGCGCACGGAGCTGGCCGCCAACCGCACGGTCTTTGCCGCCGAGCGCACCTACGCGGCCTGGGTGCGCACGGGTCTCGCCGCGCTCGCCTCCGGGATCGGGGCGAAGAAGCTCCTGGAGGGCGTGGTGCCGGACTGGATGATCGTCTCGACCGGATCGATCCTGGTGCTGTTCAGCGCCTTCTGCTTCGGCTCGGCCGTGTGGCGCCAGATTTTTACGGGCTCGCAGCCGCCACACCCGGACGTGCAGCGCCTCCCGCCGTTCCTGCTGGTGCTGTTCAACGGTTTTCTCGCGCTCGTCTCGCTCGCGGCCCTGTTCGGCCTGTGGTTCGGGCGGACGGGCGGGTGA
- a CDS encoding adenosine kinase has protein sequence MSQTRIDVLTLGNAIVDVLAHTDEAFLLQKKVHKGAMQLIDEARAEELYGDMGPAVIVSGGSGANTAAGVASFGVKAGFIGKVKNDETGRLFAHDLKAIDVHYDVTPAEDGPATARSFILVTPDGERTMNTYLGACQNLTPDDVNPDTVRASSIVYLEGYLWDPPAAKEAFRKAVRIAHEAGNKVALTLSDAFCVDRYRDEFLGLMRDGSLDILFANIHELQSLYGTSDADTALAALREENVLGAITRSADGALIVSRGETRAVPAFPVERVVDTTGAGDLFASGFLAGLVKNLDLTDCARLGGLAAAEIISHLGARPQANLRGLAEQEGLLS, from the coding sequence ATGTCCCAGACCCGCATCGACGTCCTCACCCTCGGCAACGCCATCGTTGACGTGCTCGCCCACACGGACGAGGCCTTCCTCCTCCAGAAGAAGGTCCACAAGGGCGCCATGCAGCTGATCGACGAAGCCCGTGCCGAGGAGCTCTACGGCGACATGGGTCCGGCGGTCATCGTGTCGGGCGGCTCCGGGGCCAACACGGCGGCGGGCGTCGCCTCCTTCGGGGTCAAGGCCGGCTTCATCGGCAAGGTGAAGAACGACGAGACGGGCCGGCTTTTCGCCCACGACCTCAAGGCCATCGACGTTCATTACGACGTGACCCCGGCCGAGGACGGCCCCGCCACGGCCCGCAGCTTCATCCTGGTGACGCCGGACGGCGAGCGCACCATGAACACCTATCTCGGCGCCTGCCAGAACCTCACCCCCGACGACGTGAACCCGGACACGGTGCGCGCCTCGTCCATCGTCTATCTCGAAGGCTATCTCTGGGATCCGCCGGCCGCCAAGGAGGCCTTCCGCAAGGCGGTCAGGATCGCCCACGAGGCCGGCAACAAGGTGGCGCTCACCCTCTCCGACGCCTTCTGCGTCGACCGCTACCGCGACGAGTTTCTGGGCCTGATGCGCGACGGCAGCCTCGACATCCTGTTCGCCAACATCCACGAGCTGCAGAGCCTCTACGGCACGTCCGATGCCGACACGGCGCTCGCCGCCCTGCGCGAGGAGAACGTGCTCGGCGCGATCACGCGCTCGGCGGACGGCGCGCTCATCGTCAGCCGGGGCGAGACCAGGGCCGTCCCGGCCTTCCCGGTGGAGCGCGTGGTCGACACCACGGGCGCCGGCGACCTCTTCGCGTCGGGTTTTCTGGCCGGCCTCGTGAAGAACCTCGACCTCACCGACTGCGCCCGGCTCGGGGGCCTCGCGGCCGCCGAGATCATCAGCCATCTCGGCGCCCGCCCTCAGGCGAACCTGCGCGGGCTCGCCGAGCAGGAAGGGCTGCTGTCCTAA
- a CDS encoding Smr/MutS family protein, with translation MTRKSRTRQLSPEEKRLWSHVARHVKPMAGKRLTPEPGDRAAPAPQVAAPAPVPAPLPPPKPALPPLAPVERRTLQALRRGRKDVDSVIDLHGMRQEEAHFALLRFLHRAQGSGHGLVLVITGKGGAAVSSGLVEERGVLRRMVPHWLRLPDLRSLVVGFEEASPQHGGSGALYVRLRRRRGAG, from the coding sequence ATGACCAGAAAAAGCCGCACGCGCCAGCTCAGCCCCGAGGAGAAGCGGCTCTGGTCCCATGTGGCCCGGCACGTGAAGCCCATGGCGGGCAAGCGCCTGACGCCCGAGCCGGGGGACCGAGCCGCCCCGGCCCCGCAGGTCGCCGCTCCCGCGCCCGTTCCGGCCCCGCTCCCGCCTCCGAAGCCGGCCCTGCCGCCGCTCGCTCCGGTGGAGCGCAGGACCCTCCAGGCCCTGCGGCGCGGCCGCAAGGACGTGGACAGCGTCATCGACCTGCACGGGATGCGCCAGGAGGAGGCCCATTTCGCTCTTCTGCGCTTCCTCCATCGGGCGCAGGGCTCCGGCCACGGGCTCGTGCTCGTGATCACCGGCAAGGGGGGCGCGGCCGTCAGTTCCGGCCTCGTCGAGGAACGGGGCGTGCTGCGGCGCATGGTGCCGCATTGGCTGCGCCTGCCAGACCTGCGCTCCCTGGTGGTCGGCTTCGAGGAGGCCTCTCCCCAGCACGGCGGATCCGGTGCACTCTATGTCAGGCTCCGCCGCCGGCGGGGCGCGGGATAG
- the hslV gene encoding ATP-dependent protease subunit HslV encodes MHATTILMVRKGGRVVIGGDGQVSLGQTVVKGNARKVRRLAKGGVIGGFAGSTADAFTLFERLEAKLEQYPGQLTRACVELTKDWRTDRYLRRLEAMMLVADKEVGLLLSGAGDVLEPENGIMAIGSGGNYALAAARALADSGMDAEAIVRRSLAIAAEICVYTNSNIVIETLDIE; translated from the coding sequence ATGCATGCCACCACGATCCTCATGGTCCGCAAGGGCGGCCGCGTCGTCATCGGAGGCGACGGGCAGGTGAGCCTGGGGCAGACCGTGGTGAAGGGCAATGCGCGCAAGGTCCGGCGTCTCGCCAAGGGCGGCGTGATCGGCGGCTTCGCCGGATCGACGGCCGATGCCTTCACCCTGTTCGAGCGCCTCGAGGCCAAGCTCGAGCAATATCCCGGCCAGCTCACCCGCGCCTGCGTGGAGCTGACCAAGGACTGGCGCACCGACCGGTACCTGCGGCGCCTCGAGGCCATGATGCTGGTGGCCGACAAGGAGGTCGGCCTGCTGCTCTCCGGCGCCGGCGACGTGCTGGAGCCCGAAAACGGCATCATGGCCATCGGGTCCGGCGGCAATTACGCGCTGGCGGCCGCCCGCGCGCTCGCCGATTCCGGCATGGACGCGGAAGCCATCGTGCGCCGGTCGCTGGCGATCGCCGCCGAGATCTGCGTCTATACCAACTCGAATATCGTCATTGAGACCCTGGACATCGAATGA
- a CDS encoding DUF2628 domain-containing protein has protein sequence MTTYTLHLPRDARPGDATALDESELVRDAFSWGAFFFTFLWFFYHRLWLAGLGVLVLVLAFGGLMALLDVHPLAGSLAQLLLQGLIGLEANSLRRWTLARHGLPVADVVTAEDQDEAEAKAFARWLAAKSSLASSLASSPPRGPAPAAILSTPRRSEPVIGLFPDAERPR, from the coding sequence ATGACCACCTATACCCTGCACCTCCCGCGCGACGCGCGGCCGGGCGACGCGACCGCTCTCGACGAGTCGGAGCTCGTGAGGGACGCCTTTTCCTGGGGGGCGTTCTTCTTCACGTTCCTGTGGTTCTTCTACCATCGGCTCTGGCTCGCCGGTCTCGGGGTCCTGGTCCTGGTCCTGGCCTTCGGGGGCCTCATGGCCCTGCTCGACGTGCATCCCCTGGCCGGCTCCCTCGCGCAGCTCCTGCTGCAGGGTCTGATCGGGCTCGAGGCCAACAGCCTGCGGCGCTGGACCCTGGCCCGCCACGGCCTGCCGGTGGCCGACGTGGTGACGGCCGAGGACCAGGACGAGGCGGAGGCCAAGGCCTTCGCCCGCTGGCTCGCGGCCAAGTCATCCTTGGCCTCATCCCTGGCCTCGTCCCCGCCCCGCGGCCCGGCACCGGCAGCCATTCTGTCCACCCCCCGGAGGTCCGAGCCGGTGATCGGCCTCTTCCCCGATGCGGAGCGTCCCCGGTGA
- a CDS encoding phosphoribosyl-ATP diphosphatase, translating into MTTFTLDDLARIVSERAAAPATESYTAKLIAGGPAKAAKKLGEEAVEAAIAAVERDRKNLTAEAADVLYHLLVVLQGANIPLSDVMAELERRTAQSGLAEKAARKT; encoded by the coding sequence ATGACCACCTTCACCCTCGACGACCTCGCCCGCATCGTGTCCGAGCGCGCGGCCGCGCCGGCGACCGAATCCTACACGGCCAAGCTCATTGCCGGCGGGCCGGCCAAGGCGGCCAAGAAGCTGGGCGAGGAGGCCGTCGAAGCGGCCATCGCGGCCGTCGAGCGCGACCGGAAGAACCTGACGGCGGAAGCCGCGGACGTGCTGTATCATCTTTTGGTCGTGTTGCAGGGCGCAAACATTCCTCTAAGTGACGTCATGGCCGAACTGGAGCGCCGCACGGCGCAGTCGGGTCTTGCCGAGAAGGCCGCGCGCAAGACCTAA
- a CDS encoding Tim44/TimA family putative adaptor protein has protein sequence MQDSFDITTLIFIVLAVFVIWRLRSVLGQKTGNEQPPFDPMSRRDAPLRPGNAPAEPDHNVVRLPGANGARPAAEVPAAERWKGIAEPGSTTAQALDGIARAEPNFDPAQFLEGAKSAYEMIVTAFAQGDRRTLKDLLSRDVYEGFERAITERERRGETVETTFVSIDKAEMAGAELQGKTAQIVVRFLSKLITATRDASGTVVDGSPETVADVTDVWTFARTLGSRDPNWQLVATEAGQ, from the coding sequence ATGCAGGATTCCTTCGACATCACGACCCTCATTTTCATTGTACTGGCCGTTTTCGTGATCTGGCGTCTGCGCTCCGTTCTCGGACAGAAGACCGGCAACGAGCAGCCCCCCTTCGACCCGATGTCGCGCCGGGATGCGCCGCTTCGCCCCGGCAATGCGCCGGCCGAGCCCGATCACAATGTGGTGCGCCTGCCCGGCGCCAACGGAGCCCGTCCCGCCGCCGAGGTTCCGGCCGCCGAGCGCTGGAAGGGCATTGCCGAGCCCGGTTCGACCACGGCCCAGGCGCTGGACGGCATTGCCCGCGCCGAGCCGAATTTCGACCCGGCTCAGTTCCTCGAAGGGGCCAAGTCGGCCTATGAGATGATCGTCACGGCTTTCGCGCAGGGCGACCGCCGGACTCTGAAGGATCTCCTCTCCCGCGACGTCTACGAGGGCTTCGAGCGGGCCATCACCGAGCGCGAGCGCCGGGGCGAGACGGTCGAGACCACCTTCGTGTCCATCGACAAGGCCGAGATGGCCGGAGCCGAGCTTCAGGGCAAGACGGCCCAGATCGTGGTCCGCTTCCTGTCCAAGCTGATCACCGCGACGCGCGACGCTTCGGGAACCGTGGTCGACGGCAGCCCGGAGACCGTGGCCGACGTCACCGACGTGTGGACCTTCGCCCGCACGCTCGGCAGCCGTGATCCCAACTGGCAGCTCGTGGCCACCGAAGCGGGGCAATGA
- the hisA gene encoding 1-(5-phosphoribosyl)-5-[(5-phosphoribosylamino)methylideneamino]imidazole-4-carboxamide isomerase encodes MAPVILYPAIDLKEGRCVRLVQGDMDQATVFNDDPADQAATFEAQGFEWLHVVDLDGAFAGKPMNAAAVETILKRVGIPVQLGGGIRDMKTVEGWLGKGVSRVIIGTAAVRDPAFVREAARLHPGKIAVGIDAKDGLVAVEGWAQTSTLSAEELGRRFEDAGVAAIIYTDIARDGILKGLNFPMTLGLARAVSIPVIASGGLASMADIERLTQPDCAVLNGAISGRALYDGRIDPQEALTLLRSVRKEPA; translated from the coding sequence GTGGCGCCCGTGATCCTTTATCCTGCCATCGATCTCAAAGAGGGCCGCTGCGTCCGCCTCGTCCAGGGCGACATGGACCAGGCGACCGTGTTCAACGACGATCCGGCCGACCAGGCCGCCACCTTCGAGGCCCAGGGCTTCGAATGGCTGCACGTGGTCGATCTCGACGGCGCCTTCGCGGGCAAGCCGATGAACGCGGCCGCGGTCGAGACCATCCTCAAGCGGGTCGGCATCCCGGTGCAGCTCGGCGGCGGCATCCGCGACATGAAGACCGTGGAGGGCTGGCTCGGGAAGGGGGTGTCCCGCGTCATCATCGGCACGGCCGCCGTGCGCGATCCCGCTTTCGTGCGCGAGGCCGCCCGGCTCCATCCGGGCAAGATCGCGGTCGGCATCGACGCCAAGGACGGGCTGGTGGCGGTCGAAGGCTGGGCCCAGACATCGACCCTGTCGGCCGAGGAGCTCGGCCGCCGGTTCGAGGATGCGGGCGTGGCCGCCATCATCTACACGGACATCGCCCGCGACGGGATCCTCAAGGGCCTCAACTTCCCCATGACCCTGGGGCTCGCCCGCGCCGTCTCGATCCCGGTCATCGCCTCGGGCGGCCTCGCCTCCATGGCCGATATCGAGCGCCTGACCCAGCCCGATTGCGCGGTCCTTAACGGCGCCATCTCCGGCCGCGCCCTCTATGACGGACGCATCGACCCGCAGGAAGCGCTGACGCTGCTGCGCTCCGTGCGCAAGGAGCCCGCCTGA
- the hisH gene encoding imidazole glycerol phosphate synthase subunit HisH has translation MSVVIIDYGSGNLHSAAKAFERAAREAELDLSIAVSSDPALVARADRIVLPGVGAFADCRRGLDSVPGMVEALQRRVHEDKRPFFGICVGMQLMATRGLEHTVSYGLDWIHGDVKPIQPGDPALKIPHMGWNTLTLAKPHPLLDGIPTGPDGLHAYFVHSYALTPESPDDVVATADYGGPVTAIVGRDNLVGTQFHPEKSQALGLKLIANFLRWRP, from the coding sequence GTGAGCGTCGTCATCATCGATTACGGGTCCGGCAACCTGCACTCCGCCGCCAAGGCCTTCGAGCGAGCGGCCCGGGAGGCCGAGCTCGACCTCTCCATTGCCGTCTCGTCCGACCCGGCCCTCGTCGCCAGGGCCGACCGGATCGTGCTGCCGGGCGTCGGCGCCTTCGCCGATTGCCGCCGCGGCCTCGACTCCGTTCCCGGCATGGTGGAGGCCCTGCAGCGGCGCGTCCATGAGGACAAGCGCCCCTTCTTCGGCATCTGCGTCGGCATGCAGCTCATGGCGACCCGCGGCCTCGAGCACACGGTCAGCTACGGCCTCGACTGGATCCACGGTGACGTGAAGCCGATCCAGCCGGGCGATCCGGCGCTCAAGATCCCCCATATGGGCTGGAACACGCTGACCCTGGCGAAGCCGCACCCCCTGCTCGACGGCATCCCGACCGGGCCGGACGGGCTGCATGCCTATTTCGTGCATTCCTACGCGCTGACGCCGGAAAGCCCCGACGACGTGGTCGCCACCGCCGATTACGGTGGCCCGGTGACCGCCATTGTCGGACGGGACAATCTCGTCGGCACCCAGTTCCATCCCGAGAAGAGCCAGGCGCTCGGCCTCAAGCTCATCGCCAATTTTTTGAGGTGGCGCCCGTGA
- the coaA gene encoding type I pantothenate kinase, whose translation MDQPNLMSADEDDDGLLPYRIFSRDEWARLRADAPMTLTADEVVQLQSLNDPISLDEVAAIYLPLSRLLSLYVAATQGLFKATQRFLLAEQQEKVPYIIGVAGSVAVGKSTTARVLKALLARWPNTPKVDLVTTDGFLLPNAELTRLNLMERKGFPESYDTGKLLHFLADIKAGKRNVKAPLYSHLVYDVVPGEETTVDRPDILIVEGLNVLQPARMPKDGTAIPFVSDFFDFSVYIDADEEDLHRWYVNRFLRLRHTAFRDPLSYFRRYAELSESEAITIADGLWSRINLVNLQENIVPTRQRASLILKKGPSHRIETVALRRL comes from the coding sequence ATGGACCAGCCCAACCTGATGTCCGCCGACGAGGACGATGACGGCCTCTTGCCCTACCGCATCTTCTCGCGTGACGAATGGGCCCGCCTGCGCGCCGACGCGCCCATGACGCTCACCGCCGACGAGGTGGTGCAGCTGCAATCCCTCAACGATCCGATCTCCCTCGACGAGGTCGCGGCGATCTACCTGCCGCTCTCGCGCCTGCTCTCCCTCTACGTCGCGGCCACGCAGGGCCTGTTCAAGGCGACTCAGCGCTTCCTTCTGGCCGAGCAGCAGGAGAAGGTGCCCTACATCATCGGCGTGGCGGGATCGGTGGCGGTCGGCAAGTCCACCACGGCCCGCGTGCTCAAGGCGCTGCTGGCCCGCTGGCCCAACACCCCGAAGGTCGACCTCGTCACCACGGACGGGTTCCTCCTGCCGAATGCCGAGCTGACCCGGCTCAACCTCATGGAGCGCAAGGGTTTTCCGGAGAGCTACGACACCGGCAAGCTCCTGCACTTCCTGGCCGACATCAAGGCCGGCAAGCGCAACGTGAAGGCGCCGCTCTACTCCCACCTCGTCTACGACGTGGTGCCCGGCGAGGAGACCACCGTCGACCGGCCGGACATCCTGATCGTCGAGGGCCTCAACGTGCTCCAGCCCGCGCGCATGCCCAAGGACGGCACGGCCATTCCGTTCGTGTCCGACTTCTTCGACTTCTCGGTCTATATCGACGCCGACGAGGAGGACCTGCACCGCTGGTACGTGAACCGCTTCCTGCGCCTGCGCCACACCGCCTTCCGCGATCCGCTGTCCTATTTCCGGCGTTATGCGGAACTGTCGGAGTCGGAAGCCATCACCATCGCGGACGGCTTGTGGAGCCGCATCAACCTGGTGAACCTGCAGGAGAACATCGTGCCCACCCGCCAGCGCGCGAGCTTGATCCTGAAGAAGGGCCCGAGCCACCGGATCGAGACGGTGGCGCTGAGACGGCTCTAA
- the hisB gene encoding imidazoleglycerol-phosphate dehydratase HisB: MRSASVSRRTAETDVAVSIALDGTGKAEISTGVGFLDHMLELFARHGLFDLTVKVTGDLHVDQHHTTEDTGIALGQAILQALGDKKGISRYADIHLPMDETLTRVALDISGRPFLVFRTTFPTEKIGVFDTELVREFHQAFAINAGLTLHVETLYGENSHHIAESCFKGLARALRQAVALDPREEGRVPSTKGTL, translated from the coding sequence ATGCGCTCCGCGAGCGTCAGCCGTCGCACCGCCGAGACCGATGTTGCCGTGTCGATCGCCCTCGATGGCACCGGCAAGGCCGAGATCTCCACGGGGGTCGGCTTCCTCGACCACATGCTCGAACTGTTCGCCCGACACGGTCTCTTCGACCTGACCGTGAAGGTGACCGGCGACCTGCACGTGGACCAGCATCATACCACCGAGGACACCGGCATCGCCTTGGGCCAGGCCATCCTGCAGGCGCTTGGCGATAAAAAGGGCATCTCGCGCTATGCCGACATCCATCTGCCGATGGACGAGACCTTGACGCGCGTCGCCCTCGACATATCGGGCCGCCCCTTCCTGGTCTTCCGGACCACCTTCCCGACGGAGAAGATCGGCGTTTTCGACACCGAGTTGGTGCGCGAGTTCCATCAGGCCTTCGCCATCAATGCGGGGCTGACCCTGCACGTGGAGACGCTCTACGGCGAGAACAGCCATCATATCGCCGAGAGCTGCTTCAAGGGCTTGGCACGGGCCTTGCGTCAGGCCGTGGCACTGGACCCGAGGGAGGAGGGCCGCGTTCCCTCCACCAAGGGAACGCTCTAG
- a CDS encoding helix-turn-helix domain-containing protein: protein MTPFGERVRQLRQERGRMLKDMAAHLGVSSAYLSALERGERGKPTWALIQGVLQYFHIIWDEADELTRLADLSDPRVKIDTAGGDPRATLLANRLAREIRSLSEAELEQMLAILDRAQTRERRAPVPIQAVQDKV from the coding sequence ATGACTCCCTTCGGCGAACGAGTACGGCAGCTGCGCCAGGAGCGCGGGCGGATGTTGAAGGACATGGCCGCCCATCTCGGCGTGTCGAGCGCCTATCTCTCGGCCCTCGAGCGCGGCGAGCGCGGCAAGCCCACCTGGGCGCTGATCCAGGGCGTCCTGCAATATTTCCACATCATCTGGGACGAGGCCGACGAACTGACGCGCCTCGCCGACCTGTCCGACCCCCGGGTGAAGATCGACACGGCTGGCGGCGACCCTCGGGCGACCCTGCTCGCCAACCGCCTCGCCCGTGAGATCCGCTCCCTCTCGGAGGCCGAACTCGAGCAGATGCTGGCCATTCTCGACCGGGCGCAGACCCGGGAGCGGCGCGCCCCGGTGCCGATCCAGGCGGTGCAGGACAAGGTTTAG
- the map gene encoding type I methionyl aminopeptidase has translation MTVSNEDDLTKLQDIGRIVANTLEAMAAALEPGMTTAELDLIGRRLLEKAGARSGPELVYDFPGATCISVNEEVAHGIPGPRRIEAGDLVNIDISAEKNGVFADTGASFAVPPVTNATKRLCRDGRRAMWVGLRQVGANRPMAGIGQAIGQFAEKNGYTLVRNLASHGIGHSLHEEPKEIATWPDRSERRIMAEGLVFTVEPFLSLGANWATDGEDEWTLLSDPRAPTVQYEHTVVATRNGPLVVTLPG, from the coding sequence ATGACGGTCTCCAACGAGGACGATCTGACCAAGCTCCAGGACATCGGCCGGATCGTCGCCAATACCCTCGAGGCGATGGCGGCGGCCCTCGAGCCGGGCATGACCACGGCGGAGCTCGACCTGATCGGCCGCCGGCTGCTCGAGAAGGCCGGCGCCCGCTCCGGCCCGGAACTCGTCTACGATTTTCCCGGGGCAACCTGCATCAGCGTGAACGAGGAGGTGGCTCACGGCATTCCCGGCCCCCGGCGCATCGAAGCGGGCGACCTCGTCAACATCGACATCTCGGCGGAAAAGAACGGCGTTTTCGCCGATACCGGTGCGTCCTTCGCGGTCCCGCCGGTCACGAACGCGACCAAGCGGCTCTGCCGGGACGGCCGTCGCGCCATGTGGGTGGGATTGCGCCAGGTCGGTGCGAACCGGCCGATGGCCGGCATCGGGCAGGCCATCGGACAATTCGCCGAGAAGAACGGCTATACCCTGGTGCGCAACCTGGCGAGCCATGGCATCGGCCATTCCCTGCACGAGGAGCCGAAGGAAATCGCCACGTGGCCGGACCGCTCCGAGCGTCGTATCATGGCCGAGGGCCTGGTCTTCACCGTGGAGCCCTTCCTGTCCCTGGGGGCGAACTGGGCAACGGACGGCGAGGACGAATGGACCCTGCTCAGCGATCCCCGCGCCCCGACGGTCCAGTACGAGCATACGGTCGTCGCCACCCGAAACGGTCCTCTCGTCGTCACATTGCCGGGTTAG
- the hisF gene encoding imidazole glycerol phosphate synthase subunit HisF, which yields MLKVRLIPCLDVKDGRVVKGVQFVDLIDAGDPVEAAKAYDAAGADELCFLDITASHEARGILLDVVQRTAEACFMPLTVGGGVRTVEDIRRLLLAGADKVSINTAAVKNPDFVREASEKFGNQCIVVAIDAKKVSGAGEEPRWEIFTHGGRNATGIDAIAFARQVAELGAGELLVTSMDRDGTKGGYDLALVRAIADAVSVPVIASGGVGNLDHLVDGVKDGHASAVLAASIFHFGTHTIGEAKGYMAGKGLKMRLDEPAQSASGRP from the coding sequence ATGCTCAAAGTGCGTCTCATTCCCTGCCTCGACGTGAAGGACGGGCGCGTCGTGAAGGGCGTGCAGTTCGTCGATCTGATCGACGCGGGCGACCCGGTCGAAGCCGCCAAGGCCTATGACGCGGCCGGCGCCGACGAGCTCTGCTTCCTCGACATCACGGCAAGCCACGAGGCGAGGGGGATCCTGCTCGACGTGGTGCAGCGCACGGCCGAAGCCTGCTTCATGCCGCTCACCGTCGGCGGCGGCGTGCGGACCGTCGAGGACATCCGCAGGCTGCTGCTCGCCGGCGCCGACAAGGTCTCGATCAACACGGCCGCGGTGAAGAACCCGGATTTCGTCCGCGAGGCGTCGGAAAAATTCGGCAACCAATGCATCGTCGTGGCCATCGACGCCAAGAAGGTGTCGGGCGCAGGCGAGGAACCGCGTTGGGAGATCTTCACTCATGGCGGTCGCAACGCCACCGGGATCGACGCCATCGCGTTCGCCCGACAGGTGGCGGAGCTCGGGGCAGGGGAGCTTCTGGTCACCTCCATGGACCGGGACGGCACCAAGGGCGGCTACGACCTCGCGCTGGTGCGCGCCATCGCGGATGCGGTCTCGGTGCCGGTCATCGCGTCCGGCGGCGTCGGCAATCTCGACCATCTGGTCGACGGCGTGAAGGACGGCCATGCCAGCGCGGTGCTCGCGGCCTCGATCTTCCACTTCGGCACGCATACGATCGGCGAGGCCAAGGGCTACATGGCCGGGAAGGGCCTCAAGATGCGGCTGGACGAGCCGGCGCAGAGCGCGTCAGGTCGGCCGTGA
- the mltA gene encoding murein transglycosylase A, which translates to MSAGAAAALQDQARLEPLPFAALAGWEADDHAAAYRAFLRSCRALDGAAAALRPAQPPQHDLLTVCRAALRNPEPSPAEARRFFEAHFQPVAVTPRSGGGFLTGYYEPEFQGSRAPDAVYRVPLLDRPADLVTVPQGETLPGLDKGLQAARLTKNGYEPYPDRAAIEAGALGARARPIVYLREPGEAFIIHVQGSARIRLSDGTVMRVAYAGRNGRPYTSIGRLLVQRGEMDLETMTLDRLMGWLKDHPEPAKALMRQNQSYIFFREASELAPADGPIGGAGIPLVPGRSLAVDRSLWAYGLPVWLDGELPLALDRTEPLRRLMIAQDTGSAIVGPARGDFFFGSGAEAGRRAGLLRHPVRFVVLQPKPRS; encoded by the coding sequence ATGTCCGCCGGAGCGGCTGCGGCGCTGCAGGATCAGGCGCGCCTGGAGCCCCTGCCCTTCGCGGCGCTTGCCGGCTGGGAAGCCGACGATCATGCGGCCGCGTACCGGGCCTTTCTCCGCTCCTGTCGCGCCCTGGACGGCGCTGCCGCCGCCCTGCGCCCGGCCCAGCCGCCGCAGCACGACCTTCTGACCGTCTGCCGCGCGGCCCTGAGGAACCCCGAGCCGTCGCCCGCCGAGGCGCGCCGATTCTTCGAGGCCCATTTTCAGCCCGTCGCCGTCACGCCCCGTTCCGGCGGCGGTTTTCTCACCGGTTATTACGAGCCTGAATTCCAGGGTTCGCGCGCGCCCGACGCCGTTTATCGGGTGCCCCTGCTCGACCGGCCCGCGGATCTCGTCACCGTTCCTCAAGGGGAAACCTTGCCGGGTCTGGACAAAGGCCTCCAGGCCGCGAGGCTTACGAAGAACGGATACGAGCCCTATCCGGACCGCGCCGCCATCGAGGCGGGCGCCCTGGGCGCCCGCGCGAGGCCCATCGTGTATCTGCGCGAGCCCGGGGAGGCCTTCATCATCCATGTCCAGGGCTCCGCCCGCATCAGGCTCTCCGACGGCACGGTGATGCGCGTCGCCTATGCGGGACGCAACGGGCGGCCCTACACGTCGATCGGTCGCCTGCTGGTCCAGCGGGGCGAGATGGATCTGGAGACCATGACGCTCGACAGGCTCATGGGCTGGCTGAAGGACCATCCGGAGCCCGCCAAGGCCCTGATGCGGCAGAATCAATCCTACATCTTCTTCCGCGAGGCGAGCGAGCTTGCGCCCGCGGACGGGCCGATCGGCGGGGCCGGCATCCCGCTCGTGCCCGGCCGCAGCCTCGCGGTCGACCGGTCCCTCTGGGCCTACGGCCTGCCCGTCTGGCTCGACGGAGAATTGCCCCTCGCCCTCGACAGGACCGAACCCCTGCGGCGGCTGATGATCGCCCAGGATACGGGCTCGGCCATCGTCGGCCCGGCGCGGGGCGACTTCTTCTTCGGCAGCGGCGCCGAGGCGGGGCGCCGCGCCGGCCTCCTGCGCCATCCCGTGCGCTTCGTGGTCCTGCAGCCCAAACCCCGTTCATGA